In Triticum aestivum cultivar Chinese Spring chromosome 5B, IWGSC CS RefSeq v2.1, whole genome shotgun sequence, the following proteins share a genomic window:
- the LOC123113913 gene encoding protein argonaute MEL1 isoform X1: protein MAYRGGGGGGRGGGDQDQRYGRERGDPAGGRGDGRARTGWPPPGPPSSASRPATPAITIYNNPNATGPHQAVVFRNPAPPPYALSPSAGRASSSTLVTMGAPCPTPDTIRAPPPTPTPAAAPFQPARVSAPAPAPALPLHYAPSPSTVRASSSTPVTICASPPTPSPAAAQPFQPPPAPAPPSPTPSTAAVAKDLELNLFVTETALAPAVATQVGQPVAEKAPEVDAPVFKIGLAHPARPSAGTVGKEFLVSVADNNLFHYDVSINQESNSRAVNREVLSELIKLHGTLGGKLPAYDGRKSLYAAGSLPFESEELAVTLVDLQKKDKERAEREYKITIKVAGRTDLYHFQQFMKGRQRDMPQETIQVLDVALRESPSWNYVTVSRSFFSTTFDQRGDIGEGLECWRGYYQSLRQTQMGFSLNIGTPLPCLSLLLLSDCSVSTLIYLMICISYSDISATSFFKPVKVVQFVLEFLNLSDASRPPTDRNLVKLRCHDYGKEKTCALSIGQWNMINKKMVNGGTTDNCRELPAYDGRESLCTADSLPSESEEFSGTLIDPEMKDNERAEWEFKMITQKIINGGTIDNLENGAPFVSEVPTVIVTAPVSFPVVASMDKPETSKYGGLASAQPYMQEVLEDLFNSSKDSQKVTANGGKMNELLITFRRKTGRRPQRVVFRDGVSEDQFCEVLFHKTDRIRKAHASFENEHILPVNFVVDQKKHNTKLFPKVHVRHGSLNNVSSTNGGVIPQEEPLEAHHPPNLDSIIQFFVDINGRRVSVQRTPEADLGSAIAEAMLKTNCYIPDFYVGYEQHVLDLDRSILSQKIGQNSTVKVQPRVRGGVETIDMSFKGIRFEDRIKSFSHDDLFEERTVIPELMGKIRRIRRGRTRAGTEHIMRTLGRCTMHKLFEMLHLLHLRGISLNGNFTHENVIYLPLLDSYVINENHVKSNHADYTPLGYEHDMRALGRVLKQLFTWKFPRSIAGVFPVHVDHLLQTLNAMPVGASTSDAFKAYLRNHVSMLSPGAVEGLILEVHRYIRYQAENLQESTKMILGPHVMHPSNLPSWTNVAQLVDCFKEVYSFQSSYSEDKISWFDFLRNFLTHPNKTKPPTFTIEEVDLAFAYHFDEALPRFLCDLVMGHTFISSHTVESVFSRDWFNTKVFVVDAEIASTSGI from the exons ATGGCCTaccgcggaggcggaggcggaggccgtggcggcggcgaccaGGACCAGCGGTACGGCCGAGAGCGGGGTGATCCGGCGGGAGGGCGCGGGGATGGACGCGCGCGGACGGGTTGGCCGCCTCCGGGCCCGCCGTCGTCGGCCTCGCGTCCAGCCACGCCCGCGATTACCATCTACAACAACCCCAACGCCACGGGACCTCACCAGGCCGTCGTCTTCCGCAACCCCGCGCCTCCCCCCTACGCTCTCTCGCCGTCCGCCGGCCGCGCGTCATCTTCGACCCTGGTCACCATGGGCGCGCCTTGCCCTACGCCGGACACCATCCGCGCGCCTCCTCCGACGCCCACGCCGGCCGCGGCCCCGTTCCAGCCGGCCCGCGTCTCGGCCCCGGCCCCCGCACCCGCTCTGCCGCTCCACTACGCTCCCTCGCCGTCGACCGTCCGCGCGTCTTCTTCGACGCCGGTTACCATCTGCGCGTCTCCTCCGACGCCCTCGCCGGCTGCGGCCCAGCCGTTCCAGCCGCCCCCCGCCCCCGCTCCGCCCAGCCCCACGCCGTCGACCGCGGCCGTCGCCAAGGACCTCGAGCTGAATCTCTTCGTCACCGAGACCGCGCTGGCGCCGGCCGTGGCGACGCAGGTGGGCCAGCCTGTGGCCGAGAAGGCGCCCGAGGTCGACGCGCCGGTGTTCAAGATTGGGCTCGCACACCCCGCCCGCCCCAGCGCCGGCACCGTCGGCAAGGAGTTCCTCGTCAGCGTCGCCGACAACAACCTGTTCCACTATGAT GTTTCCATTAACCAAGAGTCAAACTCAAGAGCTGTGAACAGGGAGGTACTCAGTGAGCTAATCAAGTTGCACGGAACGCTTGGGGGCAAATTGCCCGCCTATGATGGAAGAAAGAGTCTTTACGCTGCAGGCTCACTTCCTTTTGAGTCAGAGGAGCTTGCTGTTACACTGGTTGATCtgcaaaagaaagacaaagaaag GGCTGAAAGGGAGTACAAGATCACCATTAAAGTTGCTGGGAGGACAGACCTGTACCACTTTCAGCAGTTTATGAAAGGAAGACAGAGGGATATGCCTCAAGAAACCATTCAAGTGCTTGATGTTGCCCTCAGGGAGTCACCATCCTGGAA CTATGTCACAgtgtccagatccttcttctccaccacgtTTGATCAGAGAGGAGACATTGGTGAAGGATTAGAGTGCTGGAGAGGTTACTACCAGAGCTTACGTCAAACACAGATGGGGTTTTCACTCAATATTGGTACTCCCCTCCCCTGTCTGTCACTGTTACTGTTATCTGATTGCAGTGTCTCTACCCTTATTTATTTGATGATCTGCATTTCTTATTCAGATATATCTGCAACATCCTTCTTCAAGCCTGTGAAGGTGGTCCAGTTTGTGCTAGAGTTCCTCAACTTAAGTGATGCCTCGCGACCTCCGACAGACAGGAACCTTGTCAAG TTGAGATGTCATGATTATGGAAAGGAGAAAACTTGTGCGCTAAGTATTGGACAGTGGAACATGATTAACAAG AAAATGGTTAATGGAGGAACCACAGACAACTGCAGAGAATTGCCCGCCTATGATGGAAGAGAGAGTCTTTGCACTGCAGATTCACTTCCTTCTGAATCAGAGGAATTTTCTGGTACACTGATTGATCCGGAAATGAAAGATAATGAAAG GGCTGAATGGGAGTTCAAGATGATCACACAGAAAATCATTAATGGGGGGACCATAGATAATCTGGAGAATGGTGCACCATTTGTGTCTGAAGTTCCAACAGTCATAGTTACTGCTCCTGTTAGTTTTCCG GTGGTGGCATCAATGGATAAGCCAGAAACCTCCAAGTATGGAGGTCTTGCCTCTGCCCAACCATACATGCAGGAGGTACTGGAAGACCTCTTTAATTCGAGCAAAGATTCACAGAAGGTTACCGCTAATGGCGGCAAAATGAA TGAATTGCTGATTACCTTCCGCAGGAAGACTGGCAGGAGGCCTCAGAGGGTTGTCTTCAG AGATGGGGTAAGTGAAGATCAGTTCTGTGAAGTCCTTTTTCAtaaaacggacagaatccggaag GCACATGCCTCTTTCGAGAACGAGCATATACTACCAGTAAATTTTGTGGTAGACCAGAAAAAACATAATACTAAGCTTTTCCCGAAGGTTCATGTGAGGCATG GCAGTTTAAACAATGTATCATCCACCAATGGAGGTGTAATACCCCAAGAGGAGCCTTTAGAGGCACATCATCCACCAAACTTAGACTCAATTATCCAG TTTTTCGTTGACATAAATGGCCGCAGGGTGTCCGTTCAACGAACACCTGAAGCAGACCTGGGCTCAGCAATTGCAGAAGCAATGCTGAAAACTAACTGCTACATTCCAGACTTTTATGTCGGATACGAGCAGCATGTGCTTGATTTAGATCGGTCCATCCTATCGCAAAAAATAGGTCAAAACTCAACGGTTAAGGTCCAGCCTCGTGTGAGGGGTGGTGTGGAAACGAT AGACATGTCATTCAAGGGTATTAGATTTGAGGACCGGATTAAAAGCTTCAGTCATGATGACCTCTTTGAGGAACGCACTGTCATTCCCGAATTAATgggtaaaataaggagaataaggAGAGGGAGGACCCGTGCAGGGACAGAGCATATCATGAGGACCTTGGGTAGATGCACCATGCATAAATTATTTGAAATGCTCCATCTCTTACATCTTCGAGGGATTTCCCTCAATGGGAATTTTACACATGAGAATGTCATCTACTTACCTCTGTTGGATAGCTATGTAATCAATGAAAACCATGTGAAGTCTAACCATGCAGACTATACTCCTCTCGGTTATGAACATGATATGAGAGCCCTAGGCCGGGTCTTGAAGCAGCTATTCACCTGGAAGTTTCCACGCTCCATAGCTGGTGTATTTCCTGTGCACGTGGACCACCTTCTCCAGACTTTGAATGCTATGCCAGTTGGTGCAAGTACCTCGGATGCCTTCAAGGCCTATTTGAGGAATCATGTGTCAATGTTGTCCCCTGGTGCGGTTGAGGGTCTGATCTTAGAAGTGCACAGATACATTAGATACCAAGCTGAGAATCTGCAGGAGTCCACCAAGATGATTCTGGGACCACATGTGATGCACCCCTCCAATCTACCTTCTTGGACTAATGTGGCGCAGTTAGTTGATTGTTTTAAGGAAGTTTACAGTTTCCAGAGCTCCTACTCAGAAGACAAGATCTCATGGTTTGATTTCCTGAGAAATTTCTTGACCCATCCTAATAAAACAAAG CCTCCCACCTTCACAATAGAAGAGGTAGATTTAGCATTTGCTTATCATTTTGATGAAGCGCTTCCTAGGTTCTTATGTGATCTTGTGATGGGCCATACCTTTATCAGCTCACATACAGTTGAGAGTGT ATTCAGTAGAGACTGGTTCAACACGAAAGTATTTGTGGTTGATGCGGAGATCGCAAGCACCAGCGGTATCTAG
- the LOC123113913 gene encoding protein argonaute MEL1 isoform X3 yields the protein MAYRGGGGGGRGGGDQDQRYGRERGDPAGGRGDGRARTGWPPPGPPSSASRPATPAITIYNNPNATGPHQAVVFRNPAPPPYALSPSAGRASSSTLVTMGAPCPTPDTIRAPPPTPTPAAAPFQPARVSAPAPAPALPLHYAPSPSTVRASSSTPVTICASPPTPSPAAAQPFQPPPAPAPPSPTPSTAAVAKDLELNLFVTETALAPAVATQVGQPVAEKAPEVDAPVFKIGLAHPARPSAGTVGKEFLVSVADNNLFHYDVSINQESNSRAVNREVLSELIKLHGTLGGKLPAYDGRKSLYAAGSLPFESEELAVTLVDLQKKDKERAEREYKITIKVAGRTDLYHFQQFMKGRQRDMPQETIQVLDVALRESPSWNYVTVSRSFFSTTFDQRGDIGEGLECWRGYYQSLRQTQMGFSLNIGTPLPCLSLLLLSDCSVSTLIYLMICISYSDISATSFFKPVKVVQFVLEFLNLSDASRPPTDRNLVKLRCHDYGKEKTCALSIGQWNMINKKMVNGGTTDNCRELPAYDGRESLCTADSLPSESEEFSGTLIDPEMKDNERAEWEFKMITQKIINGGTIDNLENGAPFVSEVPTVIVTAPVVASMDKPETSKYGGLASAQPYMQEVLEDLFNSSKDSQKVTANGGKMNELLITFRRKTGRRPQRVVFRDGVSEDQFCEVLFHKTDRIRKAHASFENEHILPVNFVVDQKKHNTKLFPKVHVRHGSLNNVSSTNGGVIPQEEPLEAHHPPNLDSIIQFFVDINGRRVSVQRTPEADLGSAIAEAMLKTNCYIPDFYVGYEQHVLDLDRSILSQKIGQNSTVKVQPRVRGGVETIDMSFKGIRFEDRIKSFSHDDLFEERTVIPELMGKIRRIRRGRTRAGTEHIMRTLGRCTMHKLFEMLHLLHLRGISLNGNFTHENVIYLPLLDSYVINENHVKSNHADYTPLGYEHDMRALGRVLKQLFTWKFPRSIAGVFPVHVDHLLQTLNAMPVGASTSDAFKAYLRNHVSMLSPGAVEGLILEVHRYIRYQAENLQESTKMILGPHVMHPSNLPSWTNVAQLVDCFKEVYSFQSSYSEDKISWFDFLRNFLTHPNKTKPPTFTIEEVDLAFAYHFDEALPRFLCDLVMGHTFISSHTVESVFSRDWFNTKVFVVDAEIASTSGI from the exons ATGGCCTaccgcggaggcggaggcggaggccgtggcggcggcgaccaGGACCAGCGGTACGGCCGAGAGCGGGGTGATCCGGCGGGAGGGCGCGGGGATGGACGCGCGCGGACGGGTTGGCCGCCTCCGGGCCCGCCGTCGTCGGCCTCGCGTCCAGCCACGCCCGCGATTACCATCTACAACAACCCCAACGCCACGGGACCTCACCAGGCCGTCGTCTTCCGCAACCCCGCGCCTCCCCCCTACGCTCTCTCGCCGTCCGCCGGCCGCGCGTCATCTTCGACCCTGGTCACCATGGGCGCGCCTTGCCCTACGCCGGACACCATCCGCGCGCCTCCTCCGACGCCCACGCCGGCCGCGGCCCCGTTCCAGCCGGCCCGCGTCTCGGCCCCGGCCCCCGCACCCGCTCTGCCGCTCCACTACGCTCCCTCGCCGTCGACCGTCCGCGCGTCTTCTTCGACGCCGGTTACCATCTGCGCGTCTCCTCCGACGCCCTCGCCGGCTGCGGCCCAGCCGTTCCAGCCGCCCCCCGCCCCCGCTCCGCCCAGCCCCACGCCGTCGACCGCGGCCGTCGCCAAGGACCTCGAGCTGAATCTCTTCGTCACCGAGACCGCGCTGGCGCCGGCCGTGGCGACGCAGGTGGGCCAGCCTGTGGCCGAGAAGGCGCCCGAGGTCGACGCGCCGGTGTTCAAGATTGGGCTCGCACACCCCGCCCGCCCCAGCGCCGGCACCGTCGGCAAGGAGTTCCTCGTCAGCGTCGCCGACAACAACCTGTTCCACTATGAT GTTTCCATTAACCAAGAGTCAAACTCAAGAGCTGTGAACAGGGAGGTACTCAGTGAGCTAATCAAGTTGCACGGAACGCTTGGGGGCAAATTGCCCGCCTATGATGGAAGAAAGAGTCTTTACGCTGCAGGCTCACTTCCTTTTGAGTCAGAGGAGCTTGCTGTTACACTGGTTGATCtgcaaaagaaagacaaagaaag GGCTGAAAGGGAGTACAAGATCACCATTAAAGTTGCTGGGAGGACAGACCTGTACCACTTTCAGCAGTTTATGAAAGGAAGACAGAGGGATATGCCTCAAGAAACCATTCAAGTGCTTGATGTTGCCCTCAGGGAGTCACCATCCTGGAA CTATGTCACAgtgtccagatccttcttctccaccacgtTTGATCAGAGAGGAGACATTGGTGAAGGATTAGAGTGCTGGAGAGGTTACTACCAGAGCTTACGTCAAACACAGATGGGGTTTTCACTCAATATTGGTACTCCCCTCCCCTGTCTGTCACTGTTACTGTTATCTGATTGCAGTGTCTCTACCCTTATTTATTTGATGATCTGCATTTCTTATTCAGATATATCTGCAACATCCTTCTTCAAGCCTGTGAAGGTGGTCCAGTTTGTGCTAGAGTTCCTCAACTTAAGTGATGCCTCGCGACCTCCGACAGACAGGAACCTTGTCAAG TTGAGATGTCATGATTATGGAAAGGAGAAAACTTGTGCGCTAAGTATTGGACAGTGGAACATGATTAACAAG AAAATGGTTAATGGAGGAACCACAGACAACTGCAGAGAATTGCCCGCCTATGATGGAAGAGAGAGTCTTTGCACTGCAGATTCACTTCCTTCTGAATCAGAGGAATTTTCTGGTACACTGATTGATCCGGAAATGAAAGATAATGAAAG GGCTGAATGGGAGTTCAAGATGATCACACAGAAAATCATTAATGGGGGGACCATAGATAATCTGGAGAATGGTGCACCATTTGTGTCTGAAGTTCCAACAGTCATAGTTACTGCTCCT GTGGTGGCATCAATGGATAAGCCAGAAACCTCCAAGTATGGAGGTCTTGCCTCTGCCCAACCATACATGCAGGAGGTACTGGAAGACCTCTTTAATTCGAGCAAAGATTCACAGAAGGTTACCGCTAATGGCGGCAAAATGAA TGAATTGCTGATTACCTTCCGCAGGAAGACTGGCAGGAGGCCTCAGAGGGTTGTCTTCAG AGATGGGGTAAGTGAAGATCAGTTCTGTGAAGTCCTTTTTCAtaaaacggacagaatccggaag GCACATGCCTCTTTCGAGAACGAGCATATACTACCAGTAAATTTTGTGGTAGACCAGAAAAAACATAATACTAAGCTTTTCCCGAAGGTTCATGTGAGGCATG GCAGTTTAAACAATGTATCATCCACCAATGGAGGTGTAATACCCCAAGAGGAGCCTTTAGAGGCACATCATCCACCAAACTTAGACTCAATTATCCAG TTTTTCGTTGACATAAATGGCCGCAGGGTGTCCGTTCAACGAACACCTGAAGCAGACCTGGGCTCAGCAATTGCAGAAGCAATGCTGAAAACTAACTGCTACATTCCAGACTTTTATGTCGGATACGAGCAGCATGTGCTTGATTTAGATCGGTCCATCCTATCGCAAAAAATAGGTCAAAACTCAACGGTTAAGGTCCAGCCTCGTGTGAGGGGTGGTGTGGAAACGAT AGACATGTCATTCAAGGGTATTAGATTTGAGGACCGGATTAAAAGCTTCAGTCATGATGACCTCTTTGAGGAACGCACTGTCATTCCCGAATTAATgggtaaaataaggagaataaggAGAGGGAGGACCCGTGCAGGGACAGAGCATATCATGAGGACCTTGGGTAGATGCACCATGCATAAATTATTTGAAATGCTCCATCTCTTACATCTTCGAGGGATTTCCCTCAATGGGAATTTTACACATGAGAATGTCATCTACTTACCTCTGTTGGATAGCTATGTAATCAATGAAAACCATGTGAAGTCTAACCATGCAGACTATACTCCTCTCGGTTATGAACATGATATGAGAGCCCTAGGCCGGGTCTTGAAGCAGCTATTCACCTGGAAGTTTCCACGCTCCATAGCTGGTGTATTTCCTGTGCACGTGGACCACCTTCTCCAGACTTTGAATGCTATGCCAGTTGGTGCAAGTACCTCGGATGCCTTCAAGGCCTATTTGAGGAATCATGTGTCAATGTTGTCCCCTGGTGCGGTTGAGGGTCTGATCTTAGAAGTGCACAGATACATTAGATACCAAGCTGAGAATCTGCAGGAGTCCACCAAGATGATTCTGGGACCACATGTGATGCACCCCTCCAATCTACCTTCTTGGACTAATGTGGCGCAGTTAGTTGATTGTTTTAAGGAAGTTTACAGTTTCCAGAGCTCCTACTCAGAAGACAAGATCTCATGGTTTGATTTCCTGAGAAATTTCTTGACCCATCCTAATAAAACAAAG CCTCCCACCTTCACAATAGAAGAGGTAGATTTAGCATTTGCTTATCATTTTGATGAAGCGCTTCCTAGGTTCTTATGTGATCTTGTGATGGGCCATACCTTTATCAGCTCACATACAGTTGAGAGTGT ATTCAGTAGAGACTGGTTCAACACGAAAGTATTTGTGGTTGATGCGGAGATCGCAAGCACCAGCGGTATCTAG
- the LOC123113913 gene encoding protein argonaute MEL1 isoform X4: MAYRGGGGGGRGGGDQDQRYGRERGDPAGGRGDGRARTGWPPPGPPSSASRPATPAITIYNNPNATGPHQAVVFRNPAPPPYALSPSAGRASSSTLVTMGAPCPTPDTIRAPPPTPTPAAAPFQPARVSAPAPAPALPLHYAPSPSTVRASSSTPVTICASPPTPSPAAAQPFQPPPAPAPPSPTPSTAAVAKDLELNLFVTETALAPAVATQVGQPVAEKAPEVDAPVFKIGLAHPARPSAGTVGKEFLVSVADNNLFHYDVSINQESNSRAVNREVLSELIKLHGTLGGKLPAYDGRKSLYAAGSLPFESEELAVTLVDLQKKDKERAEREYKITIKVAGRTDLYHFQQFMKGRQRDMPQETIQVLDVALRESPSWNYVTVSRSFFSTTFDQRGDIGEGLECWRGYYQSLRQTQMGFSLNIDISATSFFKPVKVVQFVLEFLNLSDASRPPTDRNLVKLRCHDYGKEKTCALSIGQWNMINKKMVNGGTTDNCRELPAYDGRESLCTADSLPSESEEFSGTLIDPEMKDNERAEWEFKMITQKIINGGTIDNLENGAPFVSEVPTVIVTAPVSFPVVASMDKPETSKYGGLASAQPYMQEVLEDLFNSSKDSQKVTANGGKMNELLITFRRKTGRRPQRVVFRDGVSEDQFCEVLFHKTDRIRKAHASFENEHILPVNFVVDQKKHNTKLFPKVHVRHGSLNNVSSTNGGVIPQEEPLEAHHPPNLDSIIQFFVDINGRRVSVQRTPEADLGSAIAEAMLKTNCYIPDFYVGYEQHVLDLDRSILSQKIGQNSTVKVQPRVRGGVETIDMSFKGIRFEDRIKSFSHDDLFEERTVIPELMGKIRRIRRGRTRAGTEHIMRTLGRCTMHKLFEMLHLLHLRGISLNGNFTHENVIYLPLLDSYVINENHVKSNHADYTPLGYEHDMRALGRVLKQLFTWKFPRSIAGVFPVHVDHLLQTLNAMPVGASTSDAFKAYLRNHVSMLSPGAVEGLILEVHRYIRYQAENLQESTKMILGPHVMHPSNLPSWTNVAQLVDCFKEVYSFQSSYSEDKISWFDFLRNFLTHPNKTKPPTFTIEEVDLAFAYHFDEALPRFLCDLVMGHTFISSHTVESVFSRDWFNTKVFVVDAEIASTSGI, translated from the exons ATGGCCTaccgcggaggcggaggcggaggccgtggcggcggcgaccaGGACCAGCGGTACGGCCGAGAGCGGGGTGATCCGGCGGGAGGGCGCGGGGATGGACGCGCGCGGACGGGTTGGCCGCCTCCGGGCCCGCCGTCGTCGGCCTCGCGTCCAGCCACGCCCGCGATTACCATCTACAACAACCCCAACGCCACGGGACCTCACCAGGCCGTCGTCTTCCGCAACCCCGCGCCTCCCCCCTACGCTCTCTCGCCGTCCGCCGGCCGCGCGTCATCTTCGACCCTGGTCACCATGGGCGCGCCTTGCCCTACGCCGGACACCATCCGCGCGCCTCCTCCGACGCCCACGCCGGCCGCGGCCCCGTTCCAGCCGGCCCGCGTCTCGGCCCCGGCCCCCGCACCCGCTCTGCCGCTCCACTACGCTCCCTCGCCGTCGACCGTCCGCGCGTCTTCTTCGACGCCGGTTACCATCTGCGCGTCTCCTCCGACGCCCTCGCCGGCTGCGGCCCAGCCGTTCCAGCCGCCCCCCGCCCCCGCTCCGCCCAGCCCCACGCCGTCGACCGCGGCCGTCGCCAAGGACCTCGAGCTGAATCTCTTCGTCACCGAGACCGCGCTGGCGCCGGCCGTGGCGACGCAGGTGGGCCAGCCTGTGGCCGAGAAGGCGCCCGAGGTCGACGCGCCGGTGTTCAAGATTGGGCTCGCACACCCCGCCCGCCCCAGCGCCGGCACCGTCGGCAAGGAGTTCCTCGTCAGCGTCGCCGACAACAACCTGTTCCACTATGAT GTTTCCATTAACCAAGAGTCAAACTCAAGAGCTGTGAACAGGGAGGTACTCAGTGAGCTAATCAAGTTGCACGGAACGCTTGGGGGCAAATTGCCCGCCTATGATGGAAGAAAGAGTCTTTACGCTGCAGGCTCACTTCCTTTTGAGTCAGAGGAGCTTGCTGTTACACTGGTTGATCtgcaaaagaaagacaaagaaag GGCTGAAAGGGAGTACAAGATCACCATTAAAGTTGCTGGGAGGACAGACCTGTACCACTTTCAGCAGTTTATGAAAGGAAGACAGAGGGATATGCCTCAAGAAACCATTCAAGTGCTTGATGTTGCCCTCAGGGAGTCACCATCCTGGAA CTATGTCACAgtgtccagatccttcttctccaccacgtTTGATCAGAGAGGAGACATTGGTGAAGGATTAGAGTGCTGGAGAGGTTACTACCAGAGCTTACGTCAAACACAGATGGGGTTTTCACTCAATATTG ATATATCTGCAACATCCTTCTTCAAGCCTGTGAAGGTGGTCCAGTTTGTGCTAGAGTTCCTCAACTTAAGTGATGCCTCGCGACCTCCGACAGACAGGAACCTTGTCAAG TTGAGATGTCATGATTATGGAAAGGAGAAAACTTGTGCGCTAAGTATTGGACAGTGGAACATGATTAACAAG AAAATGGTTAATGGAGGAACCACAGACAACTGCAGAGAATTGCCCGCCTATGATGGAAGAGAGAGTCTTTGCACTGCAGATTCACTTCCTTCTGAATCAGAGGAATTTTCTGGTACACTGATTGATCCGGAAATGAAAGATAATGAAAG GGCTGAATGGGAGTTCAAGATGATCACACAGAAAATCATTAATGGGGGGACCATAGATAATCTGGAGAATGGTGCACCATTTGTGTCTGAAGTTCCAACAGTCATAGTTACTGCTCCTGTTAGTTTTCCG GTGGTGGCATCAATGGATAAGCCAGAAACCTCCAAGTATGGAGGTCTTGCCTCTGCCCAACCATACATGCAGGAGGTACTGGAAGACCTCTTTAATTCGAGCAAAGATTCACAGAAGGTTACCGCTAATGGCGGCAAAATGAA TGAATTGCTGATTACCTTCCGCAGGAAGACTGGCAGGAGGCCTCAGAGGGTTGTCTTCAG AGATGGGGTAAGTGAAGATCAGTTCTGTGAAGTCCTTTTTCAtaaaacggacagaatccggaag GCACATGCCTCTTTCGAGAACGAGCATATACTACCAGTAAATTTTGTGGTAGACCAGAAAAAACATAATACTAAGCTTTTCCCGAAGGTTCATGTGAGGCATG GCAGTTTAAACAATGTATCATCCACCAATGGAGGTGTAATACCCCAAGAGGAGCCTTTAGAGGCACATCATCCACCAAACTTAGACTCAATTATCCAG TTTTTCGTTGACATAAATGGCCGCAGGGTGTCCGTTCAACGAACACCTGAAGCAGACCTGGGCTCAGCAATTGCAGAAGCAATGCTGAAAACTAACTGCTACATTCCAGACTTTTATGTCGGATACGAGCAGCATGTGCTTGATTTAGATCGGTCCATCCTATCGCAAAAAATAGGTCAAAACTCAACGGTTAAGGTCCAGCCTCGTGTGAGGGGTGGTGTGGAAACGAT AGACATGTCATTCAAGGGTATTAGATTTGAGGACCGGATTAAAAGCTTCAGTCATGATGACCTCTTTGAGGAACGCACTGTCATTCCCGAATTAATgggtaaaataaggagaataaggAGAGGGAGGACCCGTGCAGGGACAGAGCATATCATGAGGACCTTGGGTAGATGCACCATGCATAAATTATTTGAAATGCTCCATCTCTTACATCTTCGAGGGATTTCCCTCAATGGGAATTTTACACATGAGAATGTCATCTACTTACCTCTGTTGGATAGCTATGTAATCAATGAAAACCATGTGAAGTCTAACCATGCAGACTATACTCCTCTCGGTTATGAACATGATATGAGAGCCCTAGGCCGGGTCTTGAAGCAGCTATTCACCTGGAAGTTTCCACGCTCCATAGCTGGTGTATTTCCTGTGCACGTGGACCACCTTCTCCAGACTTTGAATGCTATGCCAGTTGGTGCAAGTACCTCGGATGCCTTCAAGGCCTATTTGAGGAATCATGTGTCAATGTTGTCCCCTGGTGCGGTTGAGGGTCTGATCTTAGAAGTGCACAGATACATTAGATACCAAGCTGAGAATCTGCAGGAGTCCACCAAGATGATTCTGGGACCACATGTGATGCACCCCTCCAATCTACCTTCTTGGACTAATGTGGCGCAGTTAGTTGATTGTTTTAAGGAAGTTTACAGTTTCCAGAGCTCCTACTCAGAAGACAAGATCTCATGGTTTGATTTCCTGAGAAATTTCTTGACCCATCCTAATAAAACAAAG CCTCCCACCTTCACAATAGAAGAGGTAGATTTAGCATTTGCTTATCATTTTGATGAAGCGCTTCCTAGGTTCTTATGTGATCTTGTGATGGGCCATACCTTTATCAGCTCACATACAGTTGAGAGTGT ATTCAGTAGAGACTGGTTCAACACGAAAGTATTTGTGGTTGATGCGGAGATCGCAAGCACCAGCGGTATCTAG